One Zonotrichia albicollis isolate bZonAlb1 chromosome 25, bZonAlb1.hap1, whole genome shotgun sequence genomic window carries:
- the PLEKHG5 gene encoding pleckstrin homology domain-containing family G member 5 isoform X2 — protein sequence MHFDGHIRFDLSPQGSILARNMSTRSCPPRTSPASDVEEEEEGPAESRGERRSSALKLPKKKAWRRHTDDPSKECFTLKFDLSIDIEAEIVPAVKKKSLGEVLLPVFERKAIELGKVDIYLDQSHTPLSLQFEAYRFGGHYLRVKAKPGDELKVEQAVRDARSASLPILHPASSAAFLGPVLEPLPGRREGTESLAPGRRRKNITEFLGDSSIPSPEPALHSSSSLPPNGTDTWKNRAASRFSGFFGSGTSTGSFGRETEKLEQLVNRLHAYSTFGLPKLPPQLRFDRDSWEEDGDEAGLALEDSWQQIIQGTEVLSRRQCHQQEAIWELLHTEATYIRNLKVITDLFLSCLVNLQESGLLSEVDAERLFSNIGEIIQLHCKLWRSVMAPVLAKARRTGALLDPIDFLDGFKMFGSLFKPYVRYCMEEEGCMEYMRTLLRDSELFRTYVTWAEKQEQCSRLKLSDMLVKPHQRLTKYPLLLKSILKKTDDPRARDAITTMISSVERFINDVNSRMRQRQERQRLDAILSRIDAYEVVEGSTDEVDKLLKEFLRLDLTAPIPGTSPEDTRQLLLEGSLRMREGKDSKMDVYCFLFTDLFLITKPFKKAERTKVIRQPLLVDRVVCRELRDPGSFLLIYLNELGSAVAAYTFQSSGQLCRSWVEAVRNAQNLLQRLRQRRRMEEQEEEDEEDEEDDGESGTSAASSPTILHHSSASPDSQQCPSDGSTETLAMVAAEGGDELSSPDWDAGPFSSTSDGSSVSTSASIGTGTSVETPTSTDTPTQELPAGALPVPLPHGVASPGSGCRSSSIDSAYGTLSPASLRDFGQQPEGTAEEGQEPCPAPPAPRPASPRLRRRTPVQLLPCPARVLKSKSEASLPQLLSPTSPGPLSQSRSLSDLCAGSPRTGQEPAPQAAPGSSGSSTSELSEPEEPAESPASLPGELRRDPQPPARRTLSDPQAAQHRKLTLAQLYRIRTTLLLNSTLTASEV from the exons ATGCACTTCGATGGCCACATCCGCTTCGACCTGTCCCCGCAAG GCTCCATCCTGGCCCGCAACATGTCCACGCGTTCGTGCCCCCCGCgcaccagccctgcctctgatgtggaggaggaggaggagggtccggcagagagcagagg GGAGCGCAGGAGCTCAGCGCTGAAGCTGCCCAAGAAGAAGGCTTGGCGCAGACACACGGAC GACCCCAGCAAGGAGTGCTTCACCTTGAAGTTTGACCTCAGCATCGACATCGAGGCAGAGATCGTGCCAGCTGTGAAGAAGAAGTCGCTGGG GGAAGTGCTGCTGCCAGTCTTTGAGAGGAAGGCCATTGAGCTGGGCAAGGTGGATATCTACCTGGACCAGTCACACACACCGCTGTCGCTGCAGTTCGAGGCCTATCGCTTCGGGGGACACTACCTGAGGGTGAAAG CCAAGCCCGGGGATGAGCTGAAGGTGGAGCAGGCAGTGCGAGATGCCCGGTCAGCCAGCCTGCCCATCCTGCACCCTGCCAGCAGCGCTGCATTCCTTGGGCCGGTGCTGGAGCCACTGCCAGGACGCCGGGAGGGCACTGAGAGCCTG GCTCCGGGACGGCGGAGGAAGAACATAACAGAGTtcctgggggacagcagcatccccagccccgagccagccctgcacagcagcagctctctgcccCCCAATGGCACTGACACCTGGAAGAACCGCGCTGCCAGCCGCTTCAGCGGCTTCTTTGGCTCCGGGACCAGCACGGGCTCCTTCGGGCGG GAGACAGagaagctggagcagctggtgaACAGGCTGCACGCCTACAGCACCTTCGGGCTGCCCAAGCTGCCGCCCCAGCTCCGCTTCGACCGCGACtcctgggaggaggatggggacGAGGCTGGGCTGGCGCTGGAGGACAGCTGGCAGCAGATCATCCAGGGCACAGAG GTCCTGTCGCGCcggcagtgccaccagcaggaAGCcatctgggagctgctgcacacAGAGGCCACCTACATCCGGAACCTCAAAGTCATCACTGAT CTCTTTCTGTCCTGCCTGGTGAAcctgcaggagtcagggcttcTCTCTGAG GTGGATGCCGAGCGGCTCTTCAGCAACATTGGGGAGATCATCCAGCTGCACTGCAAGCTGTGGCGCAGCGTCATGGCCCCAGTGCTGGCCAAGGCGCGGCGGACTGGGGCACTGCTCGATCCCATTGACTTCCTCGATGGCTTCAAGATG TTCGGGTCCCTGTTCAAGCCCTACGTGCGGTATTGCATGGAGGAGGAGGGCTGCATGGAGTACATGCGGACCCTGCTGCGGGACAGCGAGCTCTTCCGCACCTATGTGACG TGGGCCGAGAAGCAGGAGCAGTGCAGCCGCCTGAAGCTGAGCGACATGCTGGTGAAACCTCACCAGCGCCTCACCAAGTACCCGCTGCTCCTCAAGTCCATCCTGAAGAAGACGGATGACCCACGTGCCCGGGATGCCATCACCACTATG ATCAGCTCTGTGGAGCGCTTCATCAACGATGTCAACTCGCGGATGCGCCAGCGGCAGGAGCGGCAGCGCCTGGATGCCATCCTCAGCAGGATTGATGCCTACGAGGTGGTGGAGGGCAGCACAGATGAGGTGGACAAG CTGCTTAAGGAGTTCCTGAGGCTGGACCTGACGGCCCCCATCCCCGGCACCTCCCCGGAGGACACCCGGCAGCTCCTCCTCGAGGGCAGCCTGAGGATGCGGGAAGGTAAAGACAGCAAG ATGGACGTCTACTGCTTCCTCTTCACCGACCTCTTCCTCATCACCAAGCCCTTCAAGAAGGCTGAGCGCACCAAGGTGATCCGGCAGCCCTTGCTGGTGGACAGAGTTGTTTGCCGGGAGCTCAGAGACCcag gctccttcctcctcatctACCTGAACGAGCTGGGCAGCGCTGTGGCCGCCTACACCTTCCAGAGCAGCGGGCAGCTGTGCCGCAGCTGGGTCGAGGCAGTGCGCAATGCCCAG aacctgctgcagaggctgcgGCAGCGCCGGCGcatggaggagcaggaggaggaggacgaggaggatgaggaggatgatggTGAGAGTGGCACTTCAGCTGCCAGTTCACCAACCATCCTACACCACAGCAGCGCCAGCCCGGACTCACAGCAGTG CCCCTCCGACGGCTCCACCGAGACACTCgccatggtggcagcagagGGGGGCGACGAGCTCTCCTCCCCAGACTGGGACGCAGGACCCTTCAGCTCCACCTCGGATGGCTCCTCTGTTAGCACCAGCGCCTCCATCGGCACTGGCACCTCTGTGGAGACCCCCACCTCCACCGATACCCCCAcgcaggagctgcctgcaggcGCCCTGCCGGTTCCCCTGCCCCACGGTGTGGCCTCCCCAGGCAGCGGCTGCCGCTCGTCCTCCATCGACAGCGCCTATGGCACGCTCTCCCCTGCCTCGCTGCGGGACTTTGGCCAGCAGCCCGAGGGGACGGCCGAGGAGGGGCAggagccctgcccggcccctcccGCCCCACGGCCGGCCTCGCCGCGCCTGCGCCGCCGGACGCCCGTGCAGCTCCTGCCGTGCCCGGCCAGGGTGCTCAAGTCCAAGTCGGAGGCCAGCTtgccccagctcctgtccccCACTTCCCCAGGCCCCCTAAGCCAAAGCCGCAGCCTCTCTGACCTCTGTGCTGGCTCCCCCCGGACTGGCCAAGAGCCCGCACCTCAGGCTGCCcccggcagcagcggcagctCCACGTCGGAGCTCTCAGAGCCAGAGGAGCCGGCGGAGAGCCCAGCATCCCTCCCGGGGGAGCTCAGGCGcgacccccagccccctgcccgCCGGACCCTGTCGGACCCGCAGGCGGCGCAGCACCGCAAGCTGACTCTGGCGCAGCTGTACCGGATCCGGACCACGCTGCTGCTCAACTCCACGCTGACGGCCTC GGAGGTCTGA
- the NOL9 gene encoding polynucleotide 5'-hydroxyl-kinase NOL9, with protein MPARRSRPRRASARALARASRAEAAWREFAASFTRIGMVLPAEPGLVAVEAAEGTAVLLLEPRQALTFTGKCRLRCLYGAVRLLGFAVASHHPGLPVFSPATHCALSLEALPGARPPAAALRQLRAAARAAMRSHRVRRPARVKVMARFSPDCAVVLLEHLDTPVTRFLLSHPPLSRFFEPQKKEESNFTPEHAVLASVGIVKCSPDCGLQVSESMCLALEELIQACCEEDEGVPVVLVCGPKNTGKSTFNRYLINLLLNRLPVVEYMECDIGQTEFTPPGCVSLSSVTEPVLGPPFTHQQMPSKMVYYGQTSCEQDTERYLDVVKYVFSYYKKEVPLIINTMGWVKGEGLLLLIDLIRLLSPSHIVQMDMCDWKVMPPLTSEHIHFSPGLHTKGKQQSKCKQLGVGSMESWRCPEGEDVSAPQHKLLYVHPEFPRAGVAGEVRVHSSILRDMSILGYLGHLQSPDIGAVLPLHSLVPYQVPFNAVALRVIHTDVAPSNIMYAVNASWVGLCCIPEEIRCQSEGPVLLTQTPICDCLGFGIVRGVDMEKKLYHILTPVPPVNLRLVNCLLLGNIAIPNCVLVGQQGIEGEIPYVTSDYNYSIMGSGKLRKKKQHLKRRFECDYP; from the exons ATGCCCGCGCGGCGCAGCCGCCCCCGCCGGGCTTCGGCCCGTGCCCTGGCCCGCGCCAGTCGGGCGGAGGCGGCCTGGCGGGAGTTCGCCGCCTCCTTCACTCGCATCGGGATGGTGCTGCCGGCCGAGCCGGGGCTGGTGGCCGTGGAGGCGGCGGAGGGCACGGCCGTGCTGTTGCTGGAGCCGCGGCAG GCGCTGACCTTCACCGGCAAGTGCCGCCTGCGCTGCCTCTATGGGGCCGTCCGCCTGCTGGGCTTCGCCGTGGCCTCTCACCACCCGGGACTGCCGGTCTTCTCGCCGGCCACGCACTGCGCGCTCAGCCTGGAGGCGCTGCCCGGCGCCCGCCCGCCTGCCGCCGCCCTCCGCCAGCTGcgcgccgccgcccgcgccgCCATGCGCTCGCACCGTGTCCGCCGCC CGGCGCGGGTGAAGGTGATGGCTCGGTTCTCTCCCGACTGCGccgtggtgctgctggagcacctGGACACGCCGGTGACGCGGTTCCTGCTGAGCCACCCGCCGCTGTCGCGGTTTTTCGAGCCCCAG AAAAAGGAGGAGTCAAACTTCACTCCAGAGCACGCGGTCCTGGCGTCCGTGGGCATCGTGAAGTGCAGCCCCGACTGCGGGCTGCAGGTGTCGGAGAGCATGTGCCTGGCGCTGGAGGAGCTGATCCAGGCCTGCTGTG aggaggatgaaggtgtccctgtggtGCTGGTGTGTGGCCCAAAAAACACTGGGAAATCAACATTCAACAGATATCTAATTAACCTGTTACTGAACCG ccttcctgtgGTGGAGTACATGGAGTGTGACATCGGCCAGACAGAATTCACTCCTCCCGGGTGCGTGTCCCTGAGCAGCGTCACGGAGCCAGTTCTGG GTCCCCCCTTCACTCACCAGCAGATGCCCAGTAAGATGGTGTATTATGGGCAGACCAGCTGTGAGCAGGACACGGAGAGGTACCTTGATGTTGTGAAATACGTGTTCAGCTACTACAAGAAGGAAGTGCCTCTAATCATCAACACCATGGGCTGGGTGAAAG GTgaagggctgctgctcctcattgATCTCATCCGGCTGTTGTCACCCAGCCACATTGTTCAGATGGACATGTGTGACTGGAAGGTCATGCCCCCGCTGACGTCTGAGCACATCCACTTCAGCCCCGGGCTGCACACCAAGGGCAAGCAGCAGTCCAAGTGCAAGCAGCTGGGAGTGGGCAGCATGGAGAGCTGGAGGTGCCCTGAAGGGGAGGACGTGTCAGCTCCACAGCACAAGCTGCTCTATGTCCACCCAGAGTTCCCTCGGGCAGGGGTGGCAGGTGAAGT GCGAGTGCACAGCAGCATCCTGCGTGACATGTCCATCCTGGGATACCTGGGGCACCTGCAGAGCCCGGACATTGGGGCAGTGCTCCCTCTGCACAGCCTGGTGCCATATCAG gTACCTTTCAACGCTGTTGCACTCAGGGTTATTCACACGGATGTTGCTCCCAGCAACATCATGTACGCGGTGAACGCCAGCTGGGTTGGGCTCTGCTGCATTCCCGAGGAAATCCGGTGCCAGAGCGAGGGGCCAGTGCTGCTGACACAGACACCAATCTGTGACTGCCTGGGCTTCG gaatTGTCCGAGGAGTTGATATGGAAAAGAAGCTTTACCACATCCTGACACCAGTGCCTCCAGTGAATCTGAGACTAGTGAATTGTCTGCTCCTTGGGAACATCGCCATCCCTAACTGTGTGCTTGTGGGCCAG CAAGGAATTGAGGGAGAGATCCCCTACGTCACATCTGATTACAACTACAGTATCATGGGCTCAGGGAAACtgaggaagaagaagcagcatTTGAAGAGAAGATTTGAGTGTGATTACCCTTGA
- the TAS1R1 gene encoding taste receptor type 1 member 1: MPPPALLRLCLCAAAAAASSFSLPGDHRLAGLFPLHTAARRDDTSLLVRGCNDATFKNHGYCLAQALRFTVEEINNSTTLLPNVTLGYEIYDTCSDSTNFHATLCALARKGKQDVQVLPSFQHYEPQAVAVIGPDSTQLSLTTAAVLSLFLVPEISYEASTELLSLKRLYPSFLRTIPSDRQQVKAIFSLLQRFGWTWVVLLGSDDTYGRVGLNGLQELLTASNVCVAYRGTLPANSDASNPELHNLVRILTDVKVNVTIVFSTRGSVVPFFEVVVQKNITDMVWVASEDWSLARAIWQVPGIQTVGSVIGMAVEKPEPKVLERLEAWKLWEEGAAAERGSSAEAGRDSVGSTRLDCTQRCTGCRALATAPDMYDAQGSFSVYSAVYAVAHGLHDLLGCASGACSKGIVYPWQLLQKIKQVNFTLNKSRISFDDHGDIRKGFDIVMWKWLGPKWAFDVIGTFRVNPDRLTIDPGKILWHTEDGKAPSSVCSEACKPGEMRLQQSRHKCCFSCMACPPGTFLNTSDPFDCQACGLDEWAPAGSEVCFNRTTDFLSWSEPLSCALLALAVLLMLLIAALTVLFALNASTPVVKSAGGNACFLMLGSLACTCSSLFCYFGEPSQAACLLRVPLFAISFTVFLSCVATRSFQILCIFKLNARCPALYEAWMRRQGPVLFVAASTAAQVALCVAIEATSPSVPRREYGVRDEWVVLECAQSAAADATTAYTLLLSAACFVLTYAGTDLPAAYNEAKSLTVSLLLHLGCSAAVLCSQGALRGQTETVARVLSTLGTLAALLGGYFVPRAFVILLRPHQNTAEHFQMVIQEYTRRLAAA; this comes from the exons ATGCCGCCGCCCGCGCTGCTCCGCCTGTGCCTCTGCgcggctgctgccgccgcctccTCGTTCAGCCTCCCCGGCGATCACCGCCTGGCCGGGCTGTTCCCGCTGCACACCGCGGCGCGCCGGGACGACACCAGCCTGCTCGTGCGCGGCTGCAACGA CGCCACCTTCAAGAATCACGGCTACTGCCTGGCCCAGGCCCTGCGCTTCACCGTGGAGGAGATCAACAACTCCACCACGCTGCTCCCTAATGTCACTCTGGGCTATGAAATCTACGACACCTGCTCTGATTCTACCAACTTTCACGCCACGCTGTGTGCCCTGGCTCGCAAAGGCAAGCAGGATGTCCAGGTGCTCCCCAGTTTCCAACACTATGAACCCCAGGCTGTGGCCGTCATTGGCCCTGACAGCACGCAGCTGTCCCTCACCACAGCCGCTGTTCTCAGTCTCTTTCTTGTACCAGAG ATCAGCTACGAAGCCTCCACTGAGTTGCTGAGCCTGAAGCGGCTGTACCCCTCTTTCCTGCGCACCATCCCCAGTGACAGGCAGCAGGTGAAGGCCATCTTCTCACTGCTGCAGCGCTTTGGCTGGACCtgggtggtgctgctgggcagcGATGACACCTATGGCAGGGTTGGCCTGAatggcctgcaggagctgctgactGCAAGCAACGTGTGCGTAGCCTACCGAGGCACCCTCCCCGCCAATTCAGATGCCAGCAACCCGGAGCTTCACAACCTGGTCCGAATCCTCACAGATGTCAAGGTCAATGTCACTATCGTGTTCTCCACCAGAGGAAGCGTTGTGCCGTTCTTTGAGGTGGTGGTCCAGAAGAACATCACAGACATGGTGTGGGTGGCCTCTGAAGACTGGTCATTGGCTCGAGCTATCTGGCAGGTACCTGGCATCCAGACCGTCGGTTCGGTGATTGGGATGGCAGTAGAGAAGCCAGAGCCCAAGGTGCTGGAGCGCCTTGAAGCTTGGAAGCTGTGGGAGGAAGGCGCTGCGGCTGAGCGTGGCAGCAgtgcagaggcaggcagggactCTGTGGGGAGCACACGGCTGGACTGCACGCAGCGCTGCACCGGCTGCCGCGCGCTCGCCACCGCCCCTGACATGTACGATGCTCAAGGCTCCTTCAGCGTGTACTCGGCCGTGTATGCTGTGGCCCATGGCCTCCATgacctgctgggctgtgcctcgGGGGCCTGCAGCAAAGGCATTGTCTATCCCTGGCAG CTCCTACAAAAGATTAAGCAAGTAAACTTCACCCTGAACAAGAGCCGAATCTCTTTCGATGACCACGGGGACATTCGTAAAGGCTTTGACATTGTCATGTGGAAGTGGCTGGGCCCAAAGTGGGCTTTTGATGTGATAGGAACATTCCGTGTGAACCCTGACAGGCTGACCATCGACCCAGGCAAAATCCTGTGGCACACAGAAGATGGCAAG GCTCCCAGCTCGGTATGCTCGGAGGCCTGTAAGCCAGGAGAgatgaggctgcagcagagccgccACAAATGCTGCTTCAGCTGCATGGCCTGTCCACCAGGAACCTTCCTGAACACATCGG ACCCCTTTGACTGCCAGGCCTGTGGCTTGGATGAGTGGGCCCCAGCAGGGAGCGAGGTCTGCTTCAACCGCACCACCGACTTCCTGTCCTGGTCCGAGCCCCTCTCCTGCGcgctgctggccctggctgtTCTTCTCATGCTGCTCATAGCGGCGCTGACTGTCCTGTTCGCCCTCAATGCCTCCACACCTGTGGTCAAGTCCGCGGGCGGGAACGCGTGTTTCCTCATGCTGGGCTCCCTGGcctgcacctgcagcagcctctTCTGCTACTTCGGGGAGCCCTCGCAGGCGGCGTGCCTGCTGCGGGTGCCGCTCTTCGCCATCAGCTTCACCGTGTTCCTCTCGTGCGTGGCGACCCGCTCCTTCCAGATCCTCTGCATCTTCAAGCTGAACGCGCGCTGCCCGGCGCTCTACGAGGCCTGGATGCGGCGCCAGGGGCCGGTGCTGTTCGTGGCCGCCAGCACGGCGGCACAAGTGGCGCTGTGCGTGGCCATCGAGGCCACCAGCCCCTCGGTGCCGCGCCGGGAGTACGGCGTGCGGGACGAGTGGGTGGTGCTGGAGTGCGCCCAGAGCGCCGCGGCCGACGCCACCACCGCCTACACGCTGCTGCTCAGCGCCGCCTGCTTCGTGCTCACCTACGCGGGCACCGACCTGCCCGCCGCCTACAACGAGGCCAAGAGCCTCACCGTGAGCCTGCTGCTACACCTGGGCTGCTCGGCCGCCGTGCTCTGCTCGCAGGGCGCGCTGCGCGGCCAGACCGAGACGGTGGCGCGGGTGCTCAGCACGCTGGGCACGCTCGCAGCGCTGCTGGGCGGGTACTTCGTGCCGCGGGCCTTCGTCATCCTGCTGCGGCCGCACCAAAACACGGCCGAACACTTCCAGATGGTTATCCAGGAGTACACGCGCCGCCTGGCCGCGGCCTGA
- the PLEKHG5 gene encoding pleckstrin homology domain-containing family G member 5 isoform X1, translating into MFLYWRKRGAYELEALPPGLAGLEYGAVERFSWSSSLDVSEELGAEPCPEEETVLHCQNPDCAGERRAAKECHHAECRQLSPSGPLSLCELCDGRLHGAMHFDGHIRFDLSPQGSILARNMSTRSCPPRTSPASDVEEEEEGPAESRGERRSSALKLPKKKAWRRHTDDPSKECFTLKFDLSIDIEAEIVPAVKKKSLGEVLLPVFERKAIELGKVDIYLDQSHTPLSLQFEAYRFGGHYLRVKAKPGDELKVEQAVRDARSASLPILHPASSAAFLGPVLEPLPGRREGTESLAPGRRRKNITEFLGDSSIPSPEPALHSSSSLPPNGTDTWKNRAASRFSGFFGSGTSTGSFGRETEKLEQLVNRLHAYSTFGLPKLPPQLRFDRDSWEEDGDEAGLALEDSWQQIIQGTEVLSRRQCHQQEAIWELLHTEATYIRNLKVITDLFLSCLVNLQESGLLSEVDAERLFSNIGEIIQLHCKLWRSVMAPVLAKARRTGALLDPIDFLDGFKMFGSLFKPYVRYCMEEEGCMEYMRTLLRDSELFRTYVTWAEKQEQCSRLKLSDMLVKPHQRLTKYPLLLKSILKKTDDPRARDAITTMISSVERFINDVNSRMRQRQERQRLDAILSRIDAYEVVEGSTDEVDKLLKEFLRLDLTAPIPGTSPEDTRQLLLEGSLRMREGKDSKMDVYCFLFTDLFLITKPFKKAERTKVIRQPLLVDRVVCRELRDPGSFLLIYLNELGSAVAAYTFQSSGQLCRSWVEAVRNAQNLLQRLRQRRRMEEQEEEDEEDEEDDGESGTSAASSPTILHHSSASPDSQQCPSDGSTETLAMVAAEGGDELSSPDWDAGPFSSTSDGSSVSTSASIGTGTSVETPTSTDTPTQELPAGALPVPLPHGVASPGSGCRSSSIDSAYGTLSPASLRDFGQQPEGTAEEGQEPCPAPPAPRPASPRLRRRTPVQLLPCPARVLKSKSEASLPQLLSPTSPGPLSQSRSLSDLCAGSPRTGQEPAPQAAPGSSGSSTSELSEPEEPAESPASLPGELRRDPQPPARRTLSDPQAAQHRKLTLAQLYRIRTTLLLNSTLTASEV; encoded by the exons ATGTTTCTGTACTGGAGGAAGCGGGGTGCCTACGAGCTGGAGGCTTTGCCGCCCGGCCTGGCGGGGCTGGAGTACGGGGCAGTGGAGCGCTTCTCCTGGAGCTCCAGCCTGGATGTCAGCGAGGAGCTCGGGG CCGAGCCGTGCCCAGAAGAGGAGACAGTGCTGCACTGCCAGAATCCCGACTGCGCCGGAGAGAGGAGGGCGGCCAAG GAATGCCACCACGCCGAGTGCCGGCAGCTGAGCCCCAGCGGCCCCCTCAGCCTGTGTGAGCTCTGCGATGGCCGCCTCCATGGCGCCATGCACTTCGATGGCCACATCCGCTTCGACCTGTCCCCGCAAG GCTCCATCCTGGCCCGCAACATGTCCACGCGTTCGTGCCCCCCGCgcaccagccctgcctctgatgtggaggaggaggaggagggtccggcagagagcagagg GGAGCGCAGGAGCTCAGCGCTGAAGCTGCCCAAGAAGAAGGCTTGGCGCAGACACACGGAC GACCCCAGCAAGGAGTGCTTCACCTTGAAGTTTGACCTCAGCATCGACATCGAGGCAGAGATCGTGCCAGCTGTGAAGAAGAAGTCGCTGGG GGAAGTGCTGCTGCCAGTCTTTGAGAGGAAGGCCATTGAGCTGGGCAAGGTGGATATCTACCTGGACCAGTCACACACACCGCTGTCGCTGCAGTTCGAGGCCTATCGCTTCGGGGGACACTACCTGAGGGTGAAAG CCAAGCCCGGGGATGAGCTGAAGGTGGAGCAGGCAGTGCGAGATGCCCGGTCAGCCAGCCTGCCCATCCTGCACCCTGCCAGCAGCGCTGCATTCCTTGGGCCGGTGCTGGAGCCACTGCCAGGACGCCGGGAGGGCACTGAGAGCCTG GCTCCGGGACGGCGGAGGAAGAACATAACAGAGTtcctgggggacagcagcatccccagccccgagccagccctgcacagcagcagctctctgcccCCCAATGGCACTGACACCTGGAAGAACCGCGCTGCCAGCCGCTTCAGCGGCTTCTTTGGCTCCGGGACCAGCACGGGCTCCTTCGGGCGG GAGACAGagaagctggagcagctggtgaACAGGCTGCACGCCTACAGCACCTTCGGGCTGCCCAAGCTGCCGCCCCAGCTCCGCTTCGACCGCGACtcctgggaggaggatggggacGAGGCTGGGCTGGCGCTGGAGGACAGCTGGCAGCAGATCATCCAGGGCACAGAG GTCCTGTCGCGCcggcagtgccaccagcaggaAGCcatctgggagctgctgcacacAGAGGCCACCTACATCCGGAACCTCAAAGTCATCACTGAT CTCTTTCTGTCCTGCCTGGTGAAcctgcaggagtcagggcttcTCTCTGAG GTGGATGCCGAGCGGCTCTTCAGCAACATTGGGGAGATCATCCAGCTGCACTGCAAGCTGTGGCGCAGCGTCATGGCCCCAGTGCTGGCCAAGGCGCGGCGGACTGGGGCACTGCTCGATCCCATTGACTTCCTCGATGGCTTCAAGATG TTCGGGTCCCTGTTCAAGCCCTACGTGCGGTATTGCATGGAGGAGGAGGGCTGCATGGAGTACATGCGGACCCTGCTGCGGGACAGCGAGCTCTTCCGCACCTATGTGACG TGGGCCGAGAAGCAGGAGCAGTGCAGCCGCCTGAAGCTGAGCGACATGCTGGTGAAACCTCACCAGCGCCTCACCAAGTACCCGCTGCTCCTCAAGTCCATCCTGAAGAAGACGGATGACCCACGTGCCCGGGATGCCATCACCACTATG ATCAGCTCTGTGGAGCGCTTCATCAACGATGTCAACTCGCGGATGCGCCAGCGGCAGGAGCGGCAGCGCCTGGATGCCATCCTCAGCAGGATTGATGCCTACGAGGTGGTGGAGGGCAGCACAGATGAGGTGGACAAG CTGCTTAAGGAGTTCCTGAGGCTGGACCTGACGGCCCCCATCCCCGGCACCTCCCCGGAGGACACCCGGCAGCTCCTCCTCGAGGGCAGCCTGAGGATGCGGGAAGGTAAAGACAGCAAG ATGGACGTCTACTGCTTCCTCTTCACCGACCTCTTCCTCATCACCAAGCCCTTCAAGAAGGCTGAGCGCACCAAGGTGATCCGGCAGCCCTTGCTGGTGGACAGAGTTGTTTGCCGGGAGCTCAGAGACCcag gctccttcctcctcatctACCTGAACGAGCTGGGCAGCGCTGTGGCCGCCTACACCTTCCAGAGCAGCGGGCAGCTGTGCCGCAGCTGGGTCGAGGCAGTGCGCAATGCCCAG aacctgctgcagaggctgcgGCAGCGCCGGCGcatggaggagcaggaggaggaggacgaggaggatgaggaggatgatggTGAGAGTGGCACTTCAGCTGCCAGTTCACCAACCATCCTACACCACAGCAGCGCCAGCCCGGACTCACAGCAGTG CCCCTCCGACGGCTCCACCGAGACACTCgccatggtggcagcagagGGGGGCGACGAGCTCTCCTCCCCAGACTGGGACGCAGGACCCTTCAGCTCCACCTCGGATGGCTCCTCTGTTAGCACCAGCGCCTCCATCGGCACTGGCACCTCTGTGGAGACCCCCACCTCCACCGATACCCCCAcgcaggagctgcctgcaggcGCCCTGCCGGTTCCCCTGCCCCACGGTGTGGCCTCCCCAGGCAGCGGCTGCCGCTCGTCCTCCATCGACAGCGCCTATGGCACGCTCTCCCCTGCCTCGCTGCGGGACTTTGGCCAGCAGCCCGAGGGGACGGCCGAGGAGGGGCAggagccctgcccggcccctcccGCCCCACGGCCGGCCTCGCCGCGCCTGCGCCGCCGGACGCCCGTGCAGCTCCTGCCGTGCCCGGCCAGGGTGCTCAAGTCCAAGTCGGAGGCCAGCTtgccccagctcctgtccccCACTTCCCCAGGCCCCCTAAGCCAAAGCCGCAGCCTCTCTGACCTCTGTGCTGGCTCCCCCCGGACTGGCCAAGAGCCCGCACCTCAGGCTGCCcccggcagcagcggcagctCCACGTCGGAGCTCTCAGAGCCAGAGGAGCCGGCGGAGAGCCCAGCATCCCTCCCGGGGGAGCTCAGGCGcgacccccagccccctgcccgCCGGACCCTGTCGGACCCGCAGGCGGCGCAGCACCGCAAGCTGACTCTGGCGCAGCTGTACCGGATCCGGACCACGCTGCTGCTCAACTCCACGCTGACGGCCTC GGAGGTCTGA